The DNA region CTGCAGAACAACCTCGACCCCGAGGTCGCCGAGCACCCCGACAAGCTCGTCGTCTACGGCGGTACGGGCAAGGCGGCCCGCGACTGGCGCTCGTTCGACGCGATGGTCCGTACGCTGCGCACGCTCAAGCAGGACGAGACGATGCTGGTCCAGTCCGGGCGGCCGGTCGGGGTCATGCAGACGCACGAGTGGGCGCCGCGGGTCCTGATCGCCAACTCCAACCTGGTCGGCGACTGGGCGAACTGGGAGGAGTTCCGCCGGCTGGAGGCCCTCGGCCTGACCATGTACGGCCAGATGACCGCCGGGTCCTGGATCTACATCGGCACGCAGGGCATCCTCCAGGGCACCTACGAGACGTTCGCCGCCGTCGCCGCCAAGCGGTTCGGCGGTACGCTCGCGGGCACCATCACGCTGACCGCGGGCCTCGGCGGCATGGGCGGGGCCCAGCCGCTGGCCGTGACGATGAACGACGGCGTCGCCCTCTGCATCGACTGCGACCCGCGCGCCATCGAGCGCCGGATCGAGCACCGCTTCCTGGACGTCCGGGCCGACTCGCTCGAGCACGCGCTCCAGCTGGCGGTCGAGGCGCGGGACGCACGCCGCCCGCTCTCCATCGGCCTGCTGGGCAACGCGGCGGAGCTGTTGCCCCGGATGCTCGCCGAGGGCGCGCCCGTCGACATCGTCACCGACCAGACCAGCGCGCACGACCCGCTCGCCTATCTCCCGGTCGGCGTCGACTTCGACGACATGGCGTCGTACGCGGCCGAGAAGCCCGCCGACTTCACACAGCGCGCCCGCGAGTCGATGGCCGCGCACGTCGAGGCCATGGTCGGCTTCATGGACGCCGGGGCCGAGGTCT from Streptomyces sp. B1I3 includes:
- the hutU gene encoding urocanate hydratase, coding for MSGPRPVRAPRGTELSALGWQQEAALRMLQNNLDPEVAEHPDKLVVYGGTGKAARDWRSFDAMVRTLRTLKQDETMLVQSGRPVGVMQTHEWAPRVLIANSNLVGDWANWEEFRRLEALGLTMYGQMTAGSWIYIGTQGILQGTYETFAAVAAKRFGGTLAGTITLTAGLGGMGGAQPLAVTMNDGVALCIDCDPRAIERRIEHRFLDVRADSLEHALQLAVEARDARRPLSIGLLGNAAELLPRMLAEGAPVDIVTDQTSAHDPLAYLPVGVDFDDMASYAAEKPADFTQRARESMAAHVEAMVGFMDAGAEVFDYGNSIRGEAQLAGYARAFDFPGFVPAYIRPLFCEGKGPFRWAALSGEASDIHRTDRAMLELFPENESLHRWIRMAGERVQFQGLPARICWLGYGERDKAGERFNDMVASGELAAPLAIGRDHLDCGSVASPYRETEAMLDGSDAIADWPLLNAMVNVASGASWVSLHHGGGVGMGRSIHAGQVTVADGTKLAGEKIRRVLTNDPGMGVIRHVDAGYDIAESVASDKGVRVPMAEDDGR